Genomic segment of Corvus moneduloides isolate bCorMon1 chromosome 14, bCorMon1.pri, whole genome shotgun sequence:
tccagccaACAAAAGAGAGACTGTGGGACAAACCCTCCTACAGAAAGCCCAGCTCAGCGAGCCTAAAAGCTCCTCTGCAGTTCGGCAGCCCAGCCCCCCTGCACCCCGGGAGGGGTCCAGGTAAGAATCTCTGCTGTCCCTCATGCTGCAGGCACCAGCTCTCATCTGCTGCAGGTTTGAGAGGAATCTGCCACACCGTGTGGATCATCGGTGGTGCAGAAGCTCTCTCAGACCGACCTCCTTGCCAAACAGGACATACCTGTGGTTTTGCTTGTCTGCAGTTTGTTTCCAGATGCCTCAGACCCTCGGGATGGCAAAAGCGACACAGAGTCCATGGAAAACATGAGCCTGGATGGCTACAGACCTAGTCCTGCTGATGTGGGGGGCAGGTGAGAGGCTCCTGGGGTGGGTTGTCCTTGGCAAGACTGGCTGGCAGAGGATGAGGAGCTTcatctgaaatgtgtttttctcagtCTAGTGAGGGGAAGCTGGCTCCTCTGGCTGGGCTGAagcctgtccctgggcaggcaggtcCTCTGCTCCCCGGCTGCTACAGGCAGCTCAAGTGGCACTTCCTGGCCAGCACTtgctctgccagctgtgctTGTGGCCTGGGACAGACCTTTGTGTTTCCACCACAGGAGGAACTCCCTGGAGAGAGCTGTCCCTGGAAAACAGGTTGCTGCGCCAGCAGGAcctgcctcctccagcctgaccctccctcTCCGCTCCAAAACCGCGTTCTCTGATGGACGGGTGTGTGACGCTGCTCCGGCAGGCTCGGCCCTGTCCTGGGGcgtggggctgggagccctgtggggtgcccagccctgccctgctctgaaGGGACTCTTCCTCCCCAGGATGTCACCGTGGGGACCCGCAGCAGCACCTTGGTGGACGAGCACGAAACGATATTCAAGAAGAACCCCCGTCGGGTGGTGAGGCCCGCGGGTGAGAGCTGCGCGGGTGCCATGGGTTTGGGTGCCGACACGGCCGGGGGtgggcagctgctcctccctgggctGTGATGGACTTTCAGTGCAGATGGGAGAGGCTGGGACGGCCTCTtgtgggagggagcagcagggctctgccagtCCTGCTCCGTGCCGCTGCCTCCCGCTCACCACCTCTCGTGCAGACTACACCAAGTCGGTGATCGACCTGCGCCCTGAGGACCTTGTGGGGGAAGGTGGCTCTTTGGGGGACAGGAGCAAGTCAGTCCCTGGCCTCAACACGGAGCTGGTGAGACCCTCAGAGTGCCATGGAGATGGCTGCCAGCTGGAGGAGCCGAGTATCTGTCTGGCTGTGCCCGACCGCTCCCCACACAGGCAGCTTGTCTCTCTCcttgcaggaggaggaggaggaggacatcGATAACCTGGTGGAGATCCACCGCCAGCGGGTGGCCCGGGGCAGCATGCGCAGTGGCACCTCCTCAGTGAGTTCTGTGGcgtggctgtgctctgctccactGCAGGAGAAGTGATGGAGAAGTGATGGAGAAAGGCAGGGCCAAAGGGTTgggtgggagggaggcagggcaggcagctcctggagggaaGGGGCAAGAGCCTTGTGTGGGGGGGCTTCTTCCCCTTGAAGGGAATCAAAATGCAGAGACTCAACTCTGTTCCAGGGAGCCCATGTGTGGGTGGGAGGCACTTGGTGGCCATCCCCAGCCACAGGGAGGTGAATGAGGCTGTGCAGAAGAGGAACGGGGAGTAGCCTTGCTGAGGATGAACAGGGACTGTCTGGTGATCCTgtgcctgctcagccctgccgTGTCTTCCAGAGCACACTGGGCAGCATGGTCAGCATTTACAGTGAGGCTGGCGACTTCGGCAGCGTGGCTGTCACCGGGGGCATCTCCTTCTCCCTGAGCTACGAGCAGAAGACGCAGACCTTGTTCATTCACGTGAAGGAGTGTCGCCAGCTGGCCTATGGGGACGAGGGCAGGAAGCGCTCCAACCCGTGAGAGCCAGGGGGTGATGGCTGCTGGCACCACTGGTGGTGCCCAGCTGGGTTGTGGGGTGCTCACCAGAGATGGGAGCTGTAAGTGGGAGGGTCCTGGTGAGGCAGAAGGTCTGGGGTTGCCTTGGGGAGCTCGGGCGATTAATTGTGCAGGGGACCTTGTTGAAGTGCTGCCTGTTCCTCCCTTCAGGTATGTGAAGACCTACCTTCTGCCTGACAAATCCCGGCAGGGGAAACGCAAGACAACCATCAAACGCAATACCATCAACCCCCTGTACAACGAGCTGCTGAAGGTGGGTGGGGATGGGTTGGGGTGCAGGTTCtcaggggatgctgctggaacAAGCAAAGGGGGGGTGAGCTCCTAACCCTGCAGCGGAGTCTCTGCAGAGGACCCGTGTCTAGAGAATGCACTCTGAAAGCTACAAAAATCCACTcgcagctctgctctgtgctgccaagCCCCAGTGCCACGGTGGGGTGGAGGCACAGCTGCAGGTGTGAACGTGTCACGGGACATGTCCCTGGTTCCTGTGGCACTCCCCAGAGCAGAGGCATCCTGCTTACCCTGGATATTTTCTTCCATGGTGAAGGCTTCCAGGCCCCTGGAGGCAGGCTACAgtggcaggagggagagcagcatGTCTGCAGGGGCAGAGATAAGACAGTTCTGGGCCCCAGGGCAGAACAACTTGGCACTGCCCTTCACCATTCCTGCTGGCTGActctccctgtgcctggcagcGCACCTCTGAGGCCAGACCCTCTTGCACAGAAGGAGGTGAGAGCTGTGGTTCGGTTTTTAGGCTCCCACAGCCAGGTTTGCTGAGGTCTTGTGCTCTGGCCACCTGAGGCTCGgtgggctggcagagctcagtTTGTGGTGGGATGGCCAGATGGCATGGGTCCATCTGCTGGGAGAGCACAGGCTCCtgcaccactgccctgggactCTGAGGTTTCAACAGGcatggaaaggaagaggaacaGGCTCCTGTGTGCATCCATTGCTCCTCAAACCTGTCTTCTCTCATTCTCAAGAGCTGTGGCTGGTGATATATGCCAAGCTGATGGTATTGCCCCTgccctctgctgcctgctcaccagtggttttcctctctctccccagtATGAGATTAACAAGTCCCTCCTGCTTGCGAGGACGCTGCAGTTCTCAGTGTGGCACCACGATCGCTTTGGCCGCAACACGTTCCTGGGGGAGGTGGAGGTCCCACTGGACGCCTGGAACTTTGAGAGCCACCTGGAGGAGTTCCTACCCCTGCATGGCAAGGTGTGCCCctgccaccccagccctgctgcccacagcctcctctgcctgctcctgctggggtATAGCCCTCAGTGGGCAGAGGGGTGTGGAGACCTCGGCTGAGCATTGCCAAAAGGCTTGTGCCAAATCAAATATTTGGAGATATGAAAACCCCAGTGGAGACAGCAGTGCTGTTGTAGTGAAAAAGGG
This window contains:
- the SYTL4 gene encoding synaptotagmin-like protein 4 isoform X2 gives rise to the protein MSEAVDLSFLSDVERDLILQVLQRDEELRKAEERRIRRLKNELLEIRRKGAKRGSQRYSERTCARCQQSLGRVSPKANTCRGCNHLVCRDCRSYSPNDSWRCKVCTKEAELKKTTGDWFYDQRVNRFANHLGSDMVRLSLRHKPTANKRETVGQTLLQKAQLSEPKSSSAVRQPSPPAPREGSSLFPDASDPRDGKSDTESMENMSLDGYRPSPADVGGRRNSLERAVPGKQVAAPAGPASSSLTLPLRSKTAFSDGRDVTVGTRSSTLVDEHETIFKKNPRRVVRPADYTKSVIDLRPEDLVGEGGSLGDRSKSVPGLNTELEEEEEDIDNLVEIHRQRVARGSMRSGTSSSTLGSMVSIYSEAGDFGSVAVTGGISFSLSYEQKTQTLFIHVKECRQLAYGDEGRKRSNPYVKTYLLPDKSRQGKRKTTIKRNTINPLYNELLKYEINKSLLLARTLQFSVWHHDRFGRNTFLGEVEVPLDAWNFESHLEEFLPLHGKIGADAAGLHQYKGELVVSMKYIPSAKHPGAGNGRKGRASTGEGKRRCQPGLCTCLWDEECSAGPFQKFTVVEIKFD
- the SYTL4 gene encoding synaptotagmin-like protein 4 isoform X1 encodes the protein MSEAVDLSFLSDVERDLILQVLQRDEELRKAEERRIRRLKNELLEIRRKGAKRGSQRYSERTCARCQQSLGRVSPKANTCRGCNHLVCRDCRSYSPNDSWRCKVCTKEAELKKTTGDWFYDQRVNRFANHLGSDMVRLSLRHKPTANKRETVGQTLLQKAQLSEPKSSSAVRQPSPPAPREGSSLFPDASDPRDGKSDTESMENMSLDGYRPSPADVGGRRNSLERAVPGKQVAAPAGPASSSLTLPLRSKTAFSDGRDVTVGTRSSTLVDEHETIFKKNPRRVVRPADYTKSVIDLRPEDLVGEGGSLGDRSKSVPGLNTELEEEEEDIDNLVEIHRQRVARGSMRSGTSSSTLGSMVSIYSEAGDFGSVAVTGGISFSLSYEQKTQTLFIHVKECRQLAYGDEGRKRSNPYVKTYLLPDKSRQGKRKTTIKRNTINPLYNELLKYEINKSLLLARTLQFSVWHHDRFGRNTFLGEVEVPLDAWNFESHLEEFLPLHGKIGADAAGLHQYKGELVVSMKYIPSAKHPGAGNGRKGKTGDGGELQVWIKEAKNLTAAKSGGTSDSFVKGYLLPHKNKASKRKTPVVKKTLNPHYNHTFVYNGINPEDLQHICLELTVWDREPLSSNDFLGGVRLGVGNGMSNGQAVDWMDSTGEELNLWQKMCQYPGSWAEGTLQLRSTMAKLRP